GGTTGCCCGGCGACAAGTTCTTGAATGTGGCGAGCCATTTCCACAGATACCGATACGCACCGAAACCGATTCAGTAATCGGACATTGTTCAGGAGCGGTCCCACTCTTAATTCGCGCTCGGTGACGACATGAAACGTCCAGCCTTGTCGCTCGGCAAACTGCCGGGCGACGGACAGCTTCCGCTGGACGTCGGGTCGAGCCAGCTTGGCGGAGGGTTTGACTTCGATGAGGTGTTGCGCACCGCTGTGGAACTGGACCAAGAAGTCCGGCACGATGTACGAAGCGCGCCGTGGGAGCGGAGGTTTACGGAGCGGCGGTCCGGCGAGTAGCTCGATGCCGCCGACGTCGTCCCAGGCGTACCAAATGGTCAAAGGCTGTTCTTCAAGGCTACGAACTACCGGCGAGGCGACGAGGATCTGGGCAGCGGCAGCCTCCAATTGCCCCTGACAGCGAATTGAGCGACCTTGTTTGGCAAAGGGGACGAGAACAAAGGTGCCGGGAGTCCGTTTACGAAAGCGAAACGTGGAGAGTCCGTCGCCCGAACGAGGGTTAGTGATGTGAGTTTCTCCTGGGTTAAGCGGCCCGTGCAGTCAGGGTGGGATTCGGCTTCTTGCGGGATTTCGCCGTAGTGGTCGCAGTACTCACTGCGCGGGCCGCAATCTTCGCGCGTACCAACTCGGTCAGCCGCGGCTCGTAGTCGTCTTGATACTCGTCCCAGGCAAAACTCTTACGCAGCAGCAGGGTTTCTTTCTCGAGCTGACGCAGACGCTGTGGATCTACCGGCGTTCGATCGAAGGCGGGGCAAGCGCGCCTGGCTTGCGGCCACTGCAAGACGAACGCAGTGAGCACGTCTTGCACGACATGCAACCCGATCAACTGGCTTCGATCATGGAGCACCGCTCGGCCGACGCCCCACAGATTGTGCTTCGCCAACAACGAACAGACGACGCCGTATTCGGGCGCCGCAGCCGCGTGTGCCGGAATGAGAAACAAAGTCCGGCCGCTCGTTAGTGAGAGGTCAAAGCCGGGCGACGTCAGCAGGTGTTCGATACGAAGCTGATCATCGTCTTGCGGCTTGAGCGAATCGAGGTCGGCGGGCGAGAGCACCACGTCGTCTCCCGGCGCAAACCGGAATACCTTGGCGATGTCGTCGGTGGTGACCGGGCCGTGCGTGGGGCACGTGCGCGGCTGAGCGATCGGCTGCCCGCAGTCACGGTGAATCAAATGCAAGGTGGAGTTACTCGGCGATGCAATCGCCGCATAGGCCTTGACGGGAACTGTGACCGAGCCGACGACGATCTGACCCGACCAGGAGGAGCGCGCAGAAACAGGACTGGTTGTCGAAGCACCGGGCATCGACAAACGGGGACGAGAAATCATGGGAGAACTCCATGACGAGAAGAGAGTCCGTCACGAGCGATTCGTGACGGCGCCGCAGCCATGGTCCGACTCGCGCA
Above is a window of Anatilimnocola aggregata DNA encoding:
- a CDS encoding TnsA endonuclease N-terminal domain-containing protein encodes the protein MEAAAAQILVASPVVRSLEEQPLTIWYAWDDVGGIELLAGPPLRKPPLPRRASYIVPDFLVQFHSGAQHLIEVKPSAKLARPDVQRKLSVARQFAERQGWTFHVVTERELRVGPLLNNVRLLNRFRCVSVSVEMARHIQELVAGQPRRWLDMAQKLSAHAPIAIAKTWLLHLAATGQLDIDPRGAPITDATLLYPGGTIAWDPFDSVWVPSGSSTVGPSGSSANSAPTNSLPKT
- a CDS encoding Ku protein, which codes for MISRPRLSMPGASTTSPVSARSSWSGQIVVGSVTVPVKAYAAIASPSNSTLHLIHRDCGQPIAQPRTCPTHGPVTTDDIAKVFRFAPGDDVVLSPADLDSLKPQDDDQLRIEHLLTSPGFDLSLTSGRTLFLIPAHAAAAPEYGVVCSLLAKHNLWGVGRAVLHDRSQLIGLHVVQDVLTAFVLQWPQARRACPAFDRTPVDPQRLRQLEKETLLLRKSFAWDEYQDDYEPRLTELVRAKIAARAVSTATTTAKSRKKPNPTLTARAA